TACCAACCTGGCGGCTGTGTTGAAGGCTAACCCAGGCGTGAAGGCTAGTCAGGTACCGCCGAGCCTTGTGGAAAGCTCTGCTAGCGGTCTTGACCCAGATATCTCTCCTGCGGCGGCTTACCTCCAAGTTCCTCGGGTTGCTAGGGCTAACCATCTGTCCGCAAGTGCAGTGCACAATTTGGTCGCGAGCCATATCAAGGGGCGCTTCCTAGGAATTTATGGCGCTCCATATGTGAATGTTCTTGAGCTGAATCTAGCACTTTTAAAGCTCGCGAAATGATGGCGATAATCCACCTCAATTAAGAAGATCGGATTAATATAATTGCAAGGAGATCAAGTGGTTTACGTGTTGCAAACTGTCGTGGGAATCGTGGCTGTACTTGTAGTGTTTGTGTTGTTTGGGTTTTATACCCGAGCTTGCGATCGACTATGAACCTCTATCCGACCATATTGTACAAGGAGATCCAATTATGAATCCTATTGAAATGGCAGCGCTCGTAGTAAGTATTCCTCTACTCGTATATCTATTCTACGCTATGTTGTATCCAGAAAAGCTCTGACTAGAAGCCTTATTGATTGCCGAAAGCGCATCACCCTGACGGGGAGAATAAGGTGGTTAATGTAGCGTCCCTGTATGCATCGTGGAGCAGCATTGTGTGCTGGCTATTGGGCAAGTGACGGACGAATTCGAAGTGGTGGTCTGAGATGATTCGGATTTTGGTCATTGACGACGAAGCGCCATTCGCACGTGCGTTAAGCATTGGTCTGAGAGCCCGCGGTTATGACGTGTTTTGGGCGCTCACCGGTCGATCAGGGCTTGATGCTGCTGCCCATGAACAACCAGATCTGATCCTGCTCGACCTGCGGCTCCCTGACCTCGATGGCATCGAAGTTCTAGAGGCAGTCCGGACCTGGACAAGTACGCCGGTAATAGTGCTTTCAGCTCGCGACCAGGAGGAATTCAAGATTGAGGCTCTGGACAAGGGGGCAGATGACTATATTACCAAGCCTTTTGCCATAGGCGAGCTGGTGGCCCGGGTAAGAGCTGCTCTTCGTCATAGTTCCCACTGCAGTGACAGAGCAGTAGTCCAAACGGACCATTTCACCATTGACCTTGTGGCAAAGCGAGTCATGAATGCTCAGGGTCAGGTTCGCCTTACCGCAACTGAATGGCAGGTGGTCGAGTTGTTGACTAAGCATATTGGTGATTTGGTCTCTCAACGCCAGATACTGCGAGAGGTTTGGGGGCCTCGATTTGAAGACAGACTCGACTACCTCTGGGTTTATATGGCCCGGATCCGTCGCAAGCTTGAGCCCAATCCGTCCCAGCCACGATACTTTATTACCGAGCCAGGAATGGGTTATCGGTTCCAGTTATCTTTGTCTATGGAGTAGTCAGCCTAAAGGTTCCGCAGTAGCAGACCCTGCTTCACCACACTCACCCATGCCTGATACTGGGTGCTCCCGAACATGGGTTGTTGGCAATGTTCGGGAGCATGCCAAATATATTTCGCACACGGCGTATAGGCCACACACCACTTTCGAACGGGATCAGCTCATGTCACATAGTTGTGCCCACTGTTGCGGCCCAAGCATGTATCCAGCATTCTTGAATCAAAGTATGGCAATCGGCGCGACCGGATTTGCCATTGATGAGCGCCAACTAGTTGGAAGTGCTCGACCAATTCGACCCCATCACGCTCGATCAATCAGGCCCCACCCTCACCCGTACTGCACAACCTGCTTGTGGTCTGAGTTGGCAGCTAAGGAGGGATTATGAATTGTCCTGACTATGGAGAGGGCTCTTCACTTTGGAGAGAGGGTTCCACTGTTCGTCTTCTCTTCCTACAACACGGGGTCGCACGCGAGTGCTTGAGGTTCGCGCCCAACACGACGAGCGTTCAGGAGTGTTCCAAGTCGCTTGTTCGACTAGAACCATTCGGTCTCTGTGAGCCGACAGCTCTCGGCATACCTTCAGTTGCGGAAAACCCAGATACCTTGCATGCATCGAGCACACCGCGTACTTCAGCTGTTTAGATCCCGGAGTGCGACCGGTTCATTACAGTGTGGATATATCCCGGCAGGGCCAGTCCGGAGCGCAATAGACATTGCAGTCCGGACCGCCACGAGTACCGAGGTAGCGGCTCTCGCAGCGCGGACACTCATAGACGGCCTCAAGACGTTGGGCACCTGTTGCCATGAACCCGGCGAATCAGCTTATCCCAACCATTATGGTGGCGTCGAATGCGACCTTCGCCGGCCTCTGGGATCTGGCATCTCCGTCACGGGTAACCTTAGGGCTCACCAATAAATAAG
The Ferrimicrobium acidiphilum DSM 19497 genome window above contains:
- the kdpF gene encoding K(+)-transporting ATPase subunit F; this translates as MAALVVSIPLLVYLFYAMLYPEKL
- a CDS encoding response regulator yields the protein MIRILVIDDEAPFARALSIGLRARGYDVFWALTGRSGLDAAAHEQPDLILLDLRLPDLDGIEVLEAVRTWTSTPVIVLSARDQEEFKIEALDKGADDYITKPFAIGELVARVRAALRHSSHCSDRAVVQTDHFTIDLVAKRVMNAQGQVRLTATEWQVVELLTKHIGDLVSQRQILREVWGPRFEDRLDYLWVYMARIRRKLEPNPSQPRYFITEPGMGYRFQLSLSME